A single genomic interval of Eurosta solidaginis isolate ZX-2024a chromosome 3, ASM4086904v1, whole genome shotgun sequence harbors:
- the Ubc10 gene encoding ubiquitin-conjugating enzyme E2-18 kDa has protein sequence MTAPRRLRKELTDLQACGLKSFREINADEENLLRWTGLIVPDNAPYNKGAFRIEINFPAEYPFKPPKIIFKTKIYHPNIDEKGQVCLPIISTENWKPATRTDQVVQALIALINDPEPEHPLRADLAEEYLRDRKRFIKNAEEHTRKNSEKRPSD, from the coding sequence ATGACTGCTCCGCGTAGGTTGCGCAAAGAACTAACCGATCTGCAGGCATGTGGTCTGAAATCTTTCCGAGAAATCAATGCAGACGAGGAAAATCTATTACGTTGGACCGGCTTAATAGTGCCGGACAATGCGCCGTATAATAAAGGTGCATTTCGCATTGAAATCAATTTTCCAGCAGAATATCCATTTAAACCGCCAAAGATAATCTTTAAAACAAAAATCTATCACCCCAATATCGATGAGAAGGGACAAGTTTGTTTACCAATAATATCAACAGAAAATTGGAAGCCTGCAACACGCACAGATCAAGTGGTGCAAGCATTGATTGCCCTAATCAACGATCCCGAACCCGAGCATCCATTGCGTGCAGATTTGGCTGAAGAGTATTTGCGGGATCGGAAACGTTTTATAAAGAATGCTGAAGAGCATACCAGGAAAAACAGCGAAAAACGGCCGTCAGATTAG